In Halarcobacter bivalviorum, a genomic segment contains:
- the murI gene encoding glutamate racemase, whose translation MKVGVFDSGLGGLTVVQALANSLKGVEVFYIADTLFAPYGEKTKEQILKHSLDITNYLISKHQIDALIVACNTATSAAIKYLREEFPHLMVIGTEPGVKPAMQATQTKNIGVLATPATLSGEKYQQLLKDLALEHEVIVHDQACRGLVEQIENGKVSDVDTHNMLKDWLDPMKEKSVDTIVLGCTHYPLVSELIKEIMGANIKLIETGSAIARRLESLSSSNGFTCDGELKINVFYTGEIKKEMINMILETWEDGGKIVVRNENE comes from the coding sequence GTTTTTTATATAGCTGACACTTTGTTTGCACCTTATGGGGAAAAAACAAAAGAACAGATATTAAAACATAGTTTAGATATTACTAATTATTTAATAAGTAAACATCAAATTGATGCTTTAATTGTTGCTTGTAATACAGCAACTTCTGCAGCAATCAAATATTTAAGAGAAGAGTTTCCTCATCTTATGGTTATTGGAACAGAACCTGGTGTTAAACCAGCGATGCAAGCAACTCAAACAAAAAATATTGGAGTTTTAGCAACCCCTGCAACTTTAAGTGGAGAGAAATATCAACAACTATTAAAAGACCTAGCTTTAGAACATGAAGTAATAGTACATGACCAAGCTTGTAGAGGTCTTGTAGAGCAAATTGAAAATGGAAAAGTATCTGATGTTGATACTCATAATATGCTAAAAGATTGGTTAGATCCTATGAAAGAAAAAAGTGTAGATACAATTGTTTTAGGTTGTACTCACTATCCTTTGGTTTCAGAACTCATAAAAGAGATTATGGGAGCAAATATAAAACTTATTGAGACAGGTTCTGCTATTGCAAGAAGATTAGAATCTCTATCTTCTTCAAATGGTTTTACTTGTGATGGTGAGTTAAAAATAAATGTTTTTTATACTGGTGAAATAAAAAAAGAGATGATTAATATGATATTAGAAACTTGGGAAGATGGTGGAAAAATAGTGGTAAGGAATGAAAATGAGTAA
- a CDS encoding DNA polymerase III subunit gamma/tau — MSNEKQEKKVLALKYRPKRFEDLVGQTTISQTLSLALDSNRLSHAYLFSGLRGSGKTSTARIMAKALLCSNGPTSKPCEVCENCLSSNANRHLDVIEMDAASNRGIDDIKDLIEHTKYKPSSARFKVFIIDEVHMLTTQAFNALLKTLEEPPGFVKFILATTDPLKLPATILSRTQHFRFNKIANSDVMHHLSHILNEENIDFETPALDIVTRSGQGSLRDTLTLLDQAIIFSKGKITVSSVVDMLGLIEPELMDKLFEIILKKADITQLVKELENYEISQVCDEMTIYLRQKMLAKDAKFDLLLFDRFFRILSDAKHLLSLNSDGTFVLILTLSKMIEATNLKTIDDIINQVEEVEVKPVIKEAISVEKVVEHANNDLNHAYDDKPVKLNEQYHENMHKQNSISLDTLDAIPTVAPIESFEEKPKEVVSENTLNKPIQELKEPKVETEIQEDNFATPFDAFATPFDEEVVLKQEEQKVEEPSFEQEINPTQVEESTPFTSIESLPKSEEQSEVSSNVKAQKVEETIEQNEEQTESFQEEIVSEVYDPNKDVYETLINKVYERDVELGELFERNFIYKSFENNKLQISSYAQGDERKFLLKHYGVIKIFIYDIFGQDTEIEFTKEDPSTRGA, encoded by the coding sequence ATGAGTAATGAGAAACAAGAGAAAAAAGTTTTAGCTTTAAAATATAGACCAAAAAGATTTGAAGATTTAGTTGGACAAACAACAATTTCTCAAACTCTTTCTTTAGCATTAGATTCTAATAGATTATCTCATGCTTACCTTTTTTCAGGACTTAGAGGAAGTGGAAAAACATCAACAGCAAGAATTATGGCAAAAGCACTTCTTTGTTCAAATGGTCCTACTTCAAAACCTTGTGAAGTTTGTGAAAACTGTTTAAGTTCTAATGCAAATAGACATTTAGATGTGATAGAGATGGATGCTGCTTCAAATAGAGGTATTGATGATATTAAAGATTTAATTGAACATACAAAATATAAACCAAGTAGTGCTAGATTTAAAGTATTTATTATCGATGAAGTTCATATGCTTACTACACAAGCTTTTAATGCTTTACTTAAAACTTTAGAAGAACCTCCTGGTTTTGTAAAATTTATACTTGCAACTACTGATCCACTAAAACTTCCTGCAACTATTTTAAGTCGTACTCAACATTTTAGATTTAATAAAATAGCAAATTCAGATGTAATGCATCACTTATCTCATATTTTAAATGAAGAGAATATTGATTTTGAAACACCAGCCCTTGATATTGTTACAAGAAGTGGGCAAGGTAGTTTAAGGGATACATTAACACTTTTAGACCAAGCAATTATTTTTTCAAAAGGTAAAATTACAGTATCTTCTGTAGTTGATATGTTAGGACTTATTGAGCCAGAATTAATGGATAAACTTTTTGAAATAATCTTAAAAAAAGCAGATATTACTCAACTTGTAAAAGAGTTAGAAAACTATGAAATTTCTCAAGTTTGTGATGAAATGACAATCTATCTAAGACAAAAAATGTTAGCAAAAGATGCTAAATTTGACTTACTTCTTTTTGATAGATTTTTTAGAATTTTAAGTGATGCAAAACATTTATTATCTTTAAACTCTGATGGAACATTTGTTTTAATTTTAACTCTTTCAAAAATGATTGAAGCCACAAATCTAAAAACGATTGATGATATTATTAATCAAGTTGAAGAAGTAGAAGTTAAACCTGTAATTAAAGAGGCAATCTCTGTAGAGAAAGTAGTTGAACATGCTAACAATGATTTAAATCACGCTTATGATGATAAACCCGTTAAGTTAAATGAACAATACCATGAAAATATGCATAAACAAAATAGTATCTCTTTAGATACTCTTGATGCTATCCCAACAGTTGCACCTATAGAGAGTTTTGAAGAAAAACCAAAAGAAGTAGTTTCTGAAAATACTTTAAATAAACCTATTCAAGAACTAAAAGAACCTAAGGTAGAAACTGAAATTCAAGAAGATAATTTTGCTACACCCTTTGATGCTTTTGCAACACCTTTTGATGAAGAAGTAGTTTTAAAACAAGAAGAACAAAAAGTAGAAGAGCCTTCTTTTGAGCAAGAGATAAATCCTACACAAGTAGAAGAGTCAACGCCTTTTACTTCTATAGAAAGTTTACCTAAGAGTGAAGAACAAAGTGAGGTTTCTTCAAATGTGAAAGCGCAAAAAGTAGAAGAAACAATAGAACAAAATGAAGAGCAAACAGAATCTTTTCAAGAAGAAATTGTAAGTGAAGTTTATGACCCTAATAAAGATGTTTATGAAACTTTAATCAATAAAGTTTATGAAAGAGATGTTGAACTAGGCGAATTATTTGAAAGAAACTTTATCTATAAATCTTTTGAAAATAATAAACTTCAAATAAGCTCTTATGCTCAAGGGGATGAAAGAAAATTCTTATTAAAGCATTATGGAGTTATTAAGATTTTCATTTATGATATTTTTGGTCAAGATACAGAAATTGAATTTACAAAGGAAGATCCCTCCACAAGAGGAGCCTAA
- a CDS encoding PAS domain-containing protein, whose translation MIRKKFSLTIINSFSIIIFLIVLSFGISIWAYFSTEKVLDYNLRQYFNQTVNLTKIIVDNEKDNLDEITFKISKLLANMEEKDKSIEDLIDDSTSTDQVDLLYLEKDNQLIDYSNSLFDTQAIISLISKENLNIGNSFLVITHKDEKFLILLSSKRIIDEKTGRVSARLYAGKILNDNFSLVNSIKINASLVEVYIYYKDDLIATTAKDALIDFNSIRNKEIVKKENILYFNKRVELDNKDFINVIFITNNSTISLLKNDFIKAGVILFLFVVVSFSFLYVFTNRYFIEPFSKLLNFAKEAKDNKLVLYEQSNILEFDNFAINLKSIIDELREVKEQYARAIEGVQDGLWDLDLVTGNAYYSRRYLEMLGYNSQDEIIDIKNFWKRSVHKSDYKKTLRKLSNHLKGETSFYEDNYRFKSKNGSYKWLRIRGKVFFDIEGKPIRMTGFHTDIDEVIKLQKDNQKKEQMIYQQSKLASMGEMIGNIAHQWRQPLNVISTISSSQIMQIELKIDKKEETIKDLNKIVDTVQYLSTIIDKFRNFFNPNKELEKFNIEDIIKENIEIFETSYKSYGINLITKLEPIEIIGYKFELMQVVINIINNAKDAIQSRLSSEDKKYIFMKNYIEEEKAIIKISDNAGGIRKNIKEKIYEPYFTTKHKSQGTGLGLYMSSEIIKKHFKGQLYNETIEYEYEDVKYKGEEFTIVIPINVK comes from the coding sequence ATGATTAGAAAAAAGTTTTCTCTTACAATTATTAATAGTTTTTCAATAATTATATTTCTAATAGTTCTTTCTTTTGGAATCTCAATTTGGGCATATTTTTCTACAGAAAAAGTATTGGATTACAATTTAAGACAATATTTTAATCAAACGGTTAATCTTACAAAAATAATTGTTGATAATGAAAAAGATAATTTAGATGAAATTACTTTTAAAATAAGTAAGTTATTAGCTAATATGGAAGAAAAAGATAAATCTATAGAGGATTTAATTGATGATTCAACTTCAACAGATCAAGTAGATTTATTATATCTTGAAAAAGATAATCAGCTAATTGATTATAGTAATTCTCTTTTTGATACACAAGCAATAATAAGTTTAATTAGTAAAGAAAATCTCAATATAGGTAATAGTTTTTTAGTAATTACTCATAAAGATGAAAAATTCCTAATTCTACTTAGCTCTAAAAGGATTATTGATGAAAAGACAGGAAGAGTTAGTGCTAGACTTTATGCAGGAAAGATACTTAATGATAACTTCTCTTTAGTAAATAGTATTAAAATTAATGCTTCTTTAGTAGAAGTTTATATCTATTATAAGGATGACTTAATTGCAACTACAGCAAAAGATGCTTTAATAGATTTTAACTCAATAAGAAATAAAGAAATAGTAAAAAAAGAGAATATATTATATTTTAATAAAAGGGTTGAATTAGATAATAAGGATTTTATTAATGTAATTTTTATTACAAATAACTCCACTATCTCTTTACTTAAAAATGATTTTATAAAAGCAGGTGTTATTCTATTTTTATTTGTAGTTGTATCTTTCTCTTTTTTATATGTATTTACAAATAGATATTTTATTGAGCCATTTTCAAAACTTTTAAATTTTGCAAAAGAAGCAAAAGATAATAAACTGGTACTTTATGAACAAAGTAATATTTTAGAGTTTGATAACTTTGCTATTAACTTAAAATCAATTATTGATGAGTTAAGAGAAGTAAAAGAACAATATGCAAGAGCTATTGAAGGTGTACAAGATGGGTTATGGGATTTAGATTTAGTAACTGGAAATGCTTATTATTCAAGAAGATATTTGGAGATGTTAGGTTATAACTCACAAGATGAGATTATAGATATTAAAAATTTTTGGAAAAGAAGTGTTCATAAAAGTGATTATAAAAAGACATTAAGGAAATTAAGTAATCATCTTAAAGGGGAAACAAGTTTTTATGAAGATAACTATAGATTTAAATCTAAAAATGGTTCATATAAGTGGCTTAGAATTAGAGGAAAGGTATTTTTTGATATAGAAGGAAAGCCTATTAGAATGACAGGCTTTCATACTGATATTGATGAAGTAATTAAATTACAAAAAGATAATCAAAAAAAAGAACAGATGATTTATCAACAAAGTAAATTAGCTTCAATGGGAGAAATGATTGGAAATATTGCACATCAATGGAGACAGCCTTTAAATGTAATTAGTACTATCTCTTCTAGTCAAATTATGCAAATAGAACTTAAGATTGATAAAAAAGAAGAGACAATAAAAGACCTAAATAAGATAGTAGATACTGTTCAATATCTATCTACAATTATTGATAAATTTAGAAACTTTTTTAATCCAAATAAAGAACTTGAAAAATTTAATATTGAAGATATTATAAAAGAGAATATAGAAATTTTTGAAACTTCATATAAATCATATGGAATTAACTTAATAACAAAGTTAGAACCAATAGAGATAATAGGTTATAAATTTGAGTTAATGCAAGTAGTAATTAATATTATAAATAATGCAAAAGATGCAATTCAATCAAGACTCTCTTCAGAAGATAAAAAATATATTTTTATGAAAAATTATATTGAAGAAGAAAAAGCAATTATTAAAATTTCTGATAATGCAGGTGGAATAAGAAAAAATATAAAAGAGAAAATTTATGAACCATATTTTACAACAAAACATAAATCTCAAGGAACAGGACTAGGGCTTTATATGTCTTCTGAAATTATAAAAAAACATTTTAAAGGTCAACTATATAATGAGACAATAGAGTATGAATATGAAGATGTAAAATATAAAGGAGAAGAGTTTACAATAGTAATACCTATTAATGTTAAATAG
- a CDS encoding NnrS family protein, giving the protein MQFSTSPNAPIIEKSWKERFCSQPHQMFFVSAIFFSIVVMFLTLFSLLGKTNLNFSTLHGFGLNYAVFTNAFLGFLITVIPKYNASAVITKEQYVKPWIIFQVSMLITILINPIVGKVLVAAIMLYFAKIFYETIKNGKAIIKEDSIYLNSIFIIGAILLLVEVIFQVNLSLLIFFIYLVNMVYFVALRMIPGFYFSYTKINPWQRPSFIKPLSFFLLSIVGIAIQFELEALLVFSSFFSFLFFSFVFIKLNMFKKTSAILQILVIGFAWFPLGFLALSLEAFFEVSLLKLGLHVFALGFITTLLIGFGSRVSLGHAIPAQPIVADELTKWLFVLTQILVISRISASLFALGDSLFFISLLHLSATIWIFLFLVWTFKYGKYLLRI; this is encoded by the coding sequence ATGCAATTTTCTACTTCACCAAATGCTCCAATTATTGAAAAATCTTGGAAAGAGAGATTTTGTTCACAACCTCATCAAATGTTTTTTGTAAGTGCAATTTTTTTCTCTATTGTAGTCATGTTTTTAACACTTTTTTCTCTTTTAGGAAAAACAAATTTAAATTTTAGCACACTTCATGGTTTTGGATTAAATTATGCTGTTTTTACAAATGCCTTTCTAGGTTTTTTAATTACAGTTATCCCTAAATATAATGCTTCAGCTGTAATAACAAAAGAGCAATATGTTAAACCTTGGATTATTTTTCAAGTTTCAATGTTAATTACTATATTAATAAATCCTATTGTAGGAAAAGTTTTAGTAGCAGCTATCATGCTATATTTTGCAAAAATATTTTATGAAACTATAAAAAATGGAAAAGCTATTATAAAAGAAGATAGTATCTATTTAAACTCTATTTTTATAATAGGAGCTATTTTACTTTTAGTTGAAGTTATCTTTCAAGTAAACCTATCACTTCTTATTTTCTTTATATATCTAGTAAATATGGTATATTTTGTTGCTTTAAGAATGATTCCTGGTTTTTATTTTTCATATACAAAAATAAACCCTTGGCAAAGACCTAGTTTTATAAAACCTCTATCTTTTTTTCTACTTTCAATAGTGGGTATTGCTATACAGTTTGAGTTAGAAGCATTATTGGTTTTTAGTTCTTTTTTCTCTTTTTTATTTTTCTCTTTTGTCTTTATAAAACTTAATATGTTTAAAAAAACAAGTGCAATTTTACAAATCCTTGTTATTGGTTTTGCTTGGTTTCCTTTAGGTTTTCTAGCTCTATCTTTAGAGGCATTTTTTGAAGTTTCACTTTTAAAATTAGGACTTCATGTTTTTGCTTTAGGTTTTATTACAACTTTATTAATTGGTTTTGGTAGTAGAGTTAGTTTAGGTCATGCAATTCCTGCACAACCAATAGTAGCAGATGAATTAACAAAGTGGCTTTTTGTATTAACTCAAATCTTAGTAATATCAAGAATCAGTGCTTCTTTATTTGCTTTAGGAGACTCTTTATTTTTTATCTCTCTTTTACATTTAAGTGCAACTATCTGGATTTTTCTATTTCTAGTATGGACATTTAAATATGGGAAATATCTTCTAAGAATATAA
- a CDS encoding hydrolase, protein MKIKAEKSIFVQVDIQEKLFPHISDNEELEKNLQILIKGLILHEIPVIVNEQYKKGIGETIPSIHELTKDYPHFEKTTFSCCGNDDGLNAIKKSGRDTVILAGIETHVCVLQTALDLLEEGFKVVLVTDCVNSRKQKDKEIAIQRLIQAGVIPTTYESLLFELTINAKHPVFKEISRLVK, encoded by the coding sequence ATGAAGATAAAAGCAGAAAAATCAATTTTTGTACAAGTAGATATTCAAGAAAAACTTTTCCCTCATATTTCAGATAATGAAGAGTTAGAAAAAAATTTACAAATATTAATCAAAGGATTAATACTTCACGAGATTCCAGTTATTGTAAATGAACAATATAAAAAAGGAATAGGGGAAACAATTCCTAGTATTCATGAACTTACAAAAGATTATCCTCATTTTGAAAAAACAACATTTTCTTGTTGTGGAAATGATGATGGATTAAATGCAATAAAGAAAAGTGGTAGAGATACAGTTATTTTAGCTGGAATTGAAACTCATGTTTGTGTTTTACAAACAGCTTTAGATTTGTTAGAAGAGGGTTTTAAAGTTGTTTTAGTAACAGATTGTGTTAATTCAAGAAAACAAAAAGATAAAGAAATAGCAATTCAAAGATTAATTCAAGCAGGAGTAATTCCTACAACATATGAATCTTTATTATTTGAATTAACAATAAATGCAAAGCACCCTGTATTTAAAGAAATCTCAAGATTAGTAAAGTAG
- a CDS encoding DsbA family protein, with protein sequence MILKSLLPIFLVAVFLNADNLENKVLEFEKKRFSQNPRVELNKLSVFMKKELSQKGWYGFIVDIEATMAGNKVNAKDVVFTNGEVVTSELYDLTSGTSLKDVMTPKLTDKYYDKKRLIAGNHNAKDKIVIFSDPLCPFCMDYVPDVINHVKKYEDKIALYYYHFPLLSIHPAAAPLVRLMAKAKEDGIANIEEKVYSVYWDEKFSSKENDADVIIKAFNKEFKTSYTKKDINSKRVGEEIFEDVKMGEDVLVQGTPTIFINGEQDKSKLKYEMLGK encoded by the coding sequence ATGATTTTAAAAAGTTTACTTCCTATTTTTTTAGTGGCAGTTTTTTTAAATGCAGATAATTTAGAAAATAAAGTATTAGAGTTTGAGAAGAAACGATTTTCTCAAAATCCAAGAGTTGAACTTAATAAGTTATCAGTTTTTATGAAAAAAGAGTTGTCTCAAAAAGGTTGGTATGGTTTTATAGTTGATATTGAAGCAACAATGGCGGGTAATAAAGTAAATGCTAAAGATGTTGTTTTTACAAATGGAGAAGTTGTAACTTCAGAGCTATATGATTTAACAAGTGGTACATCACTAAAAGATGTAATGACTCCAAAGTTAACAGATAAATATTATGATAAAAAAAGATTAATAGCTGGAAATCATAATGCAAAAGATAAAATTGTGATTTTCTCTGATCCATTATGTCCATTTTGTATGGATTATGTTCCAGATGTAATCAATCATGTTAAAAAATATGAAGATAAAATAGCTCTTTACTATTATCATTTTCCTCTTTTATCTATTCATCCAGCAGCAGCACCATTAGTTAGATTAATGGCTAAAGCTAAAGAAGATGGAATAGCAAATATTGAAGAAAAAGTCTATTCTGTTTATTGGGATGAGAAATTTTCTTCTAAAGAAAATGATGCTGATGTAATTATAAAAGCATTTAATAAAGAGTTTAAAACTTCTTATACTAAAAAAGATATAAATAGTAAAAGAGTTGGAGAAGAGATTTTTGAAGATGTAAAAATGGGAGAAGATGTACTTGTGCAAGGAACACCTACTATTTTTATAAATGGTGAACAAGATAAATCAAAATTAAAATATGAAATGTTAGGAAAATAG
- the hemC gene encoding hydroxymethylbilane synthase, translated as MKKLVIATRSSNLALWQSEYIKAQLNEHYPDLEIELKSFATKADKILDVPLAKIGGKGLFTKELEIALLNKEADIAVHSLKDVPVEFEDGFVLAALSKRFDPRDALLSEKYSTIQELPQGAVVGTTSLRRRLEIKLLRPDIVLKDLRGNINTRIAKLKAGEYDAIILAATGVQKLQIEDEVKHFNPIPTSDMIPSMGQATLGIETLDNPELVELLSVIHDKNAEIESTIERDFVRTLEGGCQVPIGVKATIIDENSVEVRAIVGMPDGSEYIQEDLIADINDYKNIGKTLAQTFIDQGAKELLARAEKVAFE; from the coding sequence ATGAAAAAATTAGTTATAGCAACAAGAAGTAGTAATTTAGCCTTATGGCAAAGTGAATATATTAAAGCACAATTAAATGAACACTATCCAGATTTAGAGATTGAATTAAAATCATTTGCTACAAAAGCTGATAAAATTTTAGATGTTCCTTTAGCAAAGATTGGAGGGAAAGGTCTTTTTACAAAAGAGTTAGAAATTGCACTTTTAAATAAAGAAGCGGATATAGCAGTTCACTCTTTAAAAGATGTTCCAGTTGAGTTTGAAGATGGATTTGTATTAGCAGCACTTTCAAAAAGATTTGATCCAAGAGATGCTCTTTTAAGTGAAAAATATTCAACTATTCAAGAATTACCACAAGGTGCAGTTGTTGGAACAACTAGTTTAAGAAGAAGACTTGAAATTAAATTATTAAGACCTGATATTGTTTTAAAAGATTTAAGAGGAAATATTAATACAAGAATTGCAAAATTAAAAGCAGGTGAGTATGATGCAATCATCCTTGCAGCAACTGGTGTTCAAAAACTTCAAATTGAAGATGAAGTTAAACATTTTAACCCAATTCCTACAAGTGATATGATTCCTTCAATGGGACAAGCTACTTTAGGTATTGAAACTTTAGATAATCCAGAGTTAGTAGAGTTATTATCTGTTATTCATGATAAAAATGCAGAAATAGAATCAACTATTGAAAGAGATTTTGTTAGAACTTTAGAGGGTGGTTGTCAAGTTCCAATTGGAGTAAAAGCTACAATTATTGATGAAAACTCTGTTGAAGTAAGAGCAATTGTTGGTATGCCAGATGGGAGTGAATATATTCAAGAAGATTTAATTGCTGATATCAATGATTATAAAAATATTGGTAAAACATTAGCACAAACTTTTATTGACCAAGGTGCAAAAGAGCTACTTGCTCGTGCTGAAAAAGTAGCATTTGAATAG
- a CDS encoding substrate-binding domain-containing protein encodes MKYLLTFTLLFLFSLNLYAVDEEYFQVREFLKTTNQEDKYNEFNKIIKQDAQALKKKNKKIKIVLVYPANQISDYWRKNKISFEKRLKELKIDYELIDFFTKPAVEIKEQSKHLMKALKENPDYLIFTLDAKKHKKFVERIVSKKKTKLILQNITTPLKEWQNRQPFIYIGFDHYKGTKLLADYYIKETKGEGNYAVLYGSKGYVSYMRGTRFVEYLNENSKLKLTHEYYTDVNKEKAKLATLDLLSRDSNLKFIYACSTDIAFGVIEALKEKNLLGQIKVNGWGGGSNELTAIENNLLDITVMRMSDDSGVAMAEAIKLDITNQAYKVPTIYSGEFAIVEKGIEQVELEKLKNRAFRYTKDD; translated from the coding sequence ATGAAATATTTACTAACATTTACCTTGCTATTTCTCTTTTCACTTAACTTGTATGCCGTCGATGAAGAGTATTTTCAAGTAAGAGAATTTTTGAAAACCACTAACCAAGAAGATAAATACAATGAATTTAATAAAATTATAAAACAAGATGCCCAAGCATTAAAAAAGAAAAATAAAAAGATAAAAATAGTACTTGTTTATCCAGCAAACCAAATTTCAGATTATTGGAGAAAAAATAAAATCTCTTTTGAAAAAAGACTAAAAGAGCTTAAAATTGATTATGAATTAATTGATTTTTTTACAAAACCTGCTGTTGAAATAAAAGAACAATCAAAACATTTAATGAAAGCTTTAAAAGAGAATCCAGATTATTTAATCTTTACTCTAGATGCAAAAAAACACAAAAAATTTGTAGAAAGAATAGTAAGTAAAAAAAAGACAAAACTAATTCTACAAAATATCACTACACCTCTTAAAGAGTGGCAAAATAGACAACCTTTTATTTATATTGGTTTTGATCACTACAAAGGAACTAAACTTTTAGCTGACTACTATATAAAAGAGACAAAAGGTGAAGGAAACTACGCTGTACTTTATGGCTCAAAAGGTTATGTGAGTTATATGAGAGGAACAAGATTTGTAGAGTATTTAAATGAGAATTCAAAATTAAAGCTTACCCATGAATATTATACAGATGTTAATAAAGAAAAAGCAAAACTTGCGACTTTAGATTTATTAAGTAGAGATAGTAATCTAAAGTTTATTTATGCTTGTTCTACAGATATAGCTTTTGGTGTAATTGAAGCTTTAAAAGAGAAAAACTTATTAGGACAAATTAAAGTAAATGGTTGGGGTGGGGGAAGTAATGAACTTACTGCAATAGAAAACAACCTTTTAGATATTACCGTAATGAGAATGAGTGATGATAGTGGTGTTGCAATGGCTGAAGCAATAAAACTTGATATTACAAATCAAGCTTATAAAGTTCCAACAATTTATTCAGGTGAATTTGCAATAGTTGAAAAAGGAATTGAGCAAGTAGAATTAGAAAAACTAAAAAATAGAGCTTTTAGGTATACAAAAGATGATTAG